The following coding sequences are from one Mesorhizobium onobrychidis window:
- a CDS encoding GFA family protein: MTIKASCHCRATTFEVSEAPLTVTQCTCSFCSKRGSLWAYYTPSQFKLTSPLKNVSFYRWGSKTIKHGFCATCGCGTFTETPDWSTGKPDFDNPKISVNSRLFDDFDLDQVELVVIDGKNLW; the protein is encoded by the coding sequence ATGACCATAAAGGCAAGCTGCCATTGCAGGGCTACGACGTTCGAAGTTTCGGAAGCGCCGCTAACCGTGACGCAATGCACCTGCTCCTTCTGCTCGAAACGCGGCTCGTTGTGGGCCTACTACACCCCGTCGCAATTCAAGCTCACCAGCCCGCTCAAGAATGTCTCCTTCTACCGGTGGGGCTCGAAAACGATCAAACACGGTTTCTGCGCCACCTGCGGCTGCGGCACCTTCACCGAAACGCCGGACTGGTCGACCGGCAAGCCGGATTTCGACAATCCGAAAATCAGCGTTAATTCGCGCCTGTTCGACGATTTCGACCTCGATCAGGTCGAGCTCGTCGTCATCGACGGCAAGAATCTCTGGTAG